AAGCGGTGCTGACGCAGGCGCGAGCCGCGTTGGCGCATGTGCCATACCAGGGCCACCAGATCCATCCCACCATTCACCTGCGACTCTCCGACGGCGCCCTGATCCTGGAGGGCGAGGTGGCCGACGTCATGGACAAGACGCGTGCCACGGCCCGGCTGCGCCGCCTGGACGGCGTTTCCACGGTGATCGATCATCTGCGCATTGCCCATGCCGGCCCGATGGTGGGCGACGGCGACCTGCGCGCCGCCGTATGCGACCGGCTGCTCAATGCGATCGATTTCCGCAACTGCAAGATCTGCGCGAAGGTGAAGGGGCAACTGGAGCCCGTGCGCGAAGCCGTGGGCGAGCGCAGTGGCTGGATCGAGGTGGCCGTGCATGACGGCGCGGTGATGCTGAGCGGGCAGGTGATCAGCCTGTCGCACATGCGCCTGGCCGGCGTGCTGGCGTGGTGGTCGGGCGGCTGTCGCAATGTGGTCAACGACATCGTGGTGGCGCCTGCCGAAGCGGATAGCGACGAGGAACTGTCCGAAGCGCTGCAACTGGTGCTGGAAACCGACCCCTTCGTCGATGCCGCGCGCATCCGCGTGCGGACCGACGGCCGGGTGGTGACGCTCGACGGCTATGCGTCAAGCGATGGCGCGCGCAGGCAGGTGGAGCGCGATGCATGGTACGTGCAGGGCGTGGAGGAGGTCATCAACCATATCGCCCTGAGCAGCTGACGCTCATTCATCGGTGCCAGCATCGACGCGCGCCGCCTGGTCTTCCACGCGCCAGTAGCGGCGCCGCGTGCGCAGGGCAAAGCGCGAGCGGTATTCCGACATCGACATCTGCATGGTCCGCTGGAACAGGCGCCGGAACGCTGCGGCATCGCTGTAGCCGCACGCCTCGGCGATGGCCTGCGTGCCGTGCAGCGTCACTTCCAGCAGCATGCGGGCACGCTCCACGCGCAGCCGGTGCAGATAGTCCAGCGGCGTGCGTCCGGTCACCTGGCGGAAATGGCGCAGCAGCGTCCGCTCGCTGACGGCGGCGGCGCGCGCCACGGCGGCCAGCCTGTAGGGCTCGCCGACATGGGCCTGCAACCAGCCGATGGCGCGATACACGGGGCTGTCGGCCGTCTTGCCCAGCCAGCGCTGCGACACCAGTTCAGGCACCCATTGCTGCCGTTCCGGCTGGTGGATCAGCAGGCGGGCCACCGTCTGGGCCAGGTCGGGATCGTGCAGGTGGCCCAGTACACGCAGCATGAATTCGGTCTGCAGGGCAGGCGCCACGCAGTGAAATACGCGTGCGTGCAGGCCCATGGGTTCCTCCGATGACAAATCGCACGCCGGAAAGCGCTGTGCGAACCAGCTCTGGAACATCCACGGCGCGCCACAGCGTGCGCCGTCCAGCAGCCCCAGCATCAGCGGATAGGCCATGCCCGTGTAGATCGACGCCAGCCAGCCGCCCGCCTCGACATGGCGCGCCAGCAGGCGTTGCGTGGCGGTATCGGCCGCGGCCAGATCGCCCAGGCGGGGCGCGCTGGCCGCCATCAGGCCCGGCACCACGATCAGCGCCTGCGCATGGCGCGGTGCGCCCCGGCGTGAAGTTTCCAGGCCGGGCAGCGGGTCGGGCAGGCTGCGCCCGTTGGCGCCGATGATTTCCCAGGTCAACCGTGCCGGCGTACCGGGCTGCTGCAGTTGTGCCACGCCCGCCGCCGTGCGTAGCACATCAAGGGCGCCGAACAGGGTTCCCGGCATGGCGTCGGGCAACCAGAGCAGCTTGACGTGCAGGGGCGCGGCCGGAGATGGCATGAAGGCAGGAGGGTAGGGGCGATGGCGGGATTGGCATCCGGAATGGCGATATTGATCCTCCCGCCCAGATAGCGCAAGCGCTACATTGGAGCTCCCATCCAGAACAAAGATCAGAGACAGGAGACACGCATGCCGCTTTCCCTTCGCCGCCTTGCCCGCGCCACTGCCATCGCCGTTGCCGCCGCTGCGGCCTGTGGCGCCGCCCTGGCCGCCGGCCCCGACCAGGCGCTGCTGGACGCCGCGCGCGCCGCGCAGCCGGCCGTGGTGCAGTCGCTCAAGGACATGGTGACGATCGAGTCAGGCAGCGCCAATATCCAGGGCCTGAACCGCATGGCCGACTTCACGTCGCAGCGGCTGCAGGCCATGGGCGCCAAGGTGGAGCGCCTGTCGATGACCACCAGCGCCGCGCCGATGGTCAAGGCCACGCTGACCGGCACCGGCAAGCGCAAGATCATGCTGATCGGGCATATGGACACGGTGTATCCGGCCGGCATCCTGGCCTCGCAGCCGATCCGCGAGGACGGCAACCGGCTCTATGGCCCGGGCATCGCCGACGACAAGGGCGGCCTGGCCGTGATCCTGCATTCGCTGGAAATCCTCAAGGCACAGGGCTGGAAGGACTACGCGCAGATCACCGTGCTGCTGAACCCGGACGAGGAAATCGGCTCGCAGGGCTCTGGCGAGACCATCGCCTCGCTGGCCGCGCAGCATGACGTGGTGCTGTCGTGCGAGCCCAACGTGGCCAAGGTCGTGGCGAAATCGGAATCGCTGCTGCTGGCTGCCGCGGGCACTGCCACGGCGACGATGGAGGTCAAGGGCCGCTCGTCGCACGCCGGCGCGGCCCCTGAACTGGGCCGCAACGCCTTGCTGGAACTGGCCTACCAGATGCAGCAGACGCGCGACCTGGCCAAGACGGTGCCCGGTGCGCAAATGAACTGGACCCAGGCGAAGACCACCGGCCCGCTGAACCAGATCCCCGAGACGGCCAGCGCCGTCGGCGACGTACGCGTGACTGCCGGCGGCGCGGCGCAGAAGTTGCAGACCGCGCTGCAGGAAAAGGTCAACAGCGGCCATCTGATCCCCGATACGAAGACGTCGATTGCCATGGAAGAAGGGCGCCCGGCCTACGTGGCCGATGCCCGGTCGAAGGAACTGGCCGCGCGCGCCCAGCAGATCTATGCGGAAATGGATGGCCGCCCGCTGATTCTGATTCCTGGCACGGGCGGCGGTACGGACGCAGGCTTTGCAGGGCGTTCGGGCAAGGCGGTGGTGCTGGAAAGCTTCGGCCTGTCAGGCTTCGGCTATCACGCCCGCGACGAATACGTGGAGCTGGATTCGATCGTGCCGCGCCTGTACCTGATGACGCGGATCCTGCAGGAGATCGGGAAGAACTGATTTTGTCTCCCCTCTCCCGCCGTGCGGGAGAGGGGAGACAAACATCATCAAGCCGCCAGCTGCTGCGGTGCCGTCCCGAAGTGCGGATGCCGCGAGAAAATTTCCGCTGCCCAGTTCACGAACACGCGCACCTTGGCCGACAGATGCCGGTTCTGCGGATACATGGCCGAAATCGGCAGTTCGTCGGTCTGCCAGTCGGTCATGACTTCCACCAGGCGGCCGCTGTGGATATACGGCTCCGCCATGGCACGCGAGATACGCGCAATGCCATGGCCTTCGACCGCGCAGCCCAGGTACACGTCGGCATCGTTGGTCGAGATCACCGAGGGCAGCAGCACTTCGCTGCGTTCCCCGCCACGGGCCAGCGTCCACGGCGTTTCGCGTCCGGTGCGGTTCGACAGGAAATTGATGGCCTTGTGCTGCGACAGCTCGGTCAGGTCATGCGGCGTGCCAAAACGTCGCAGGTAGATCGGCGAAGCATAGAAGGCCAGCTTCACCTGGCCGATGCGCCGCGCCACCATCGCTTCGTCCAGCGCGCCCACCCGCAGCACCACGTCCACACCTTCCTTGAGCAGGTCGATGGGCTTGCCGTTGATGGTCAGTTCCAGCTTCAGTTCGGGATAGGCATTGAAGAAGTCGTGCAATTGAGGCATCAACACCAGCTGCGCCAGGCCGCTGGTGGTATCCACGGCCAGCGTGCCGCGCGGCGAGTTGTTGTGGCGGGTCAGCGATTGTTCCGCTTCCTCCACATCCGCCAGGATGCGCACGCAGCGTTCGTAGTACGCGGCT
This region of Cupriavidus sp. EM10 genomic DNA includes:
- a CDS encoding BON domain-containing protein, translating into MQSSEAVLTQARAALAHVPYQGHQIHPTIHLRLSDGALILEGEVADVMDKTRATARLRRLDGVSTVIDHLRIAHAGPMVGDGDLRAAVCDRLLNAIDFRNCKICAKVKGQLEPVREAVGERSGWIEVAVHDGAVMLSGQVISLSHMRLAGVLAWWSGGCRNVVNDIVVAPAEADSDEELSEALQLVLETDPFVDAARIRVRTDGRVVTLDGYASSDGARRQVERDAWYVQGVEEVINHIALSS
- a CDS encoding GlxA family transcriptional regulator — protein: MPSPAAPLHVKLLWLPDAMPGTLFGALDVLRTAAGVAQLQQPGTPARLTWEIIGANGRSLPDPLPGLETSRRGAPRHAQALIVVPGLMAASAPRLGDLAAADTATQRLLARHVEAGGWLASIYTGMAYPLMLGLLDGARCGAPWMFQSWFAQRFPACDLSSEEPMGLHARVFHCVAPALQTEFMLRVLGHLHDPDLAQTVARLLIHQPERQQWVPELVSQRWLGKTADSPVYRAIGWLQAHVGEPYRLAAVARAAAVSERTLLRHFRQVTGRTPLDYLHRLRVERARMLLEVTLHGTQAIAEACGYSDAAAFRRLFQRTMQMSMSEYRSRFALRTRRRYWRVEDQAARVDAGTDE
- a CDS encoding M20/M25/M40 family metallo-hydrolase — protein: MPLSLRRLARATAIAVAAAAACGAALAAGPDQALLDAARAAQPAVVQSLKDMVTIESGSANIQGLNRMADFTSQRLQAMGAKVERLSMTTSAAPMVKATLTGTGKRKIMLIGHMDTVYPAGILASQPIREDGNRLYGPGIADDKGGLAVILHSLEILKAQGWKDYAQITVLLNPDEEIGSQGSGETIASLAAQHDVVLSCEPNVAKVVAKSESLLLAAAGTATATMEVKGRSSHAGAAPELGRNALLELAYQMQQTRDLAKTVPGAQMNWTQAKTTGPLNQIPETASAVGDVRVTAGGAAQKLQTALQEKVNSGHLIPDTKTSIAMEEGRPAYVADARSKELAARAQQIYAEMDGRPLILIPGTGGGTDAGFAGRSGKAVVLESFGLSGFGYHARDEYVELDSIVPRLYLMTRILQEIGKN
- a CDS encoding LysR family transcriptional regulator, yielding MDRLVSMQAFTRVVDVGSFARAAESLDLPKATLTRLIQNLETHLGVKLLHRTTRRISVTTDGAAYYERCVRILADVEEAEQSLTRHNNSPRGTLAVDTTSGLAQLVLMPQLHDFFNAYPELKLELTINGKPIDLLKEGVDVVLRVGALDEAMVARRIGQVKLAFYASPIYLRRFGTPHDLTELSQHKAINFLSNRTGRETPWTLARGGERSEVLLPSVISTNDADVYLGCAVEGHGIARISRAMAEPYIHSGRLVEVMTDWQTDELPISAMYPQNRHLSAKVRVFVNWAAEIFSRHPHFGTAPQQLAA